CCTGCAGGTCCAACAGGAACATTTCCACACACAATATCCCCAAGCTGTCAGTGTGCAGCGTCTGGAACATCCTCTCAGAGAGAAAGAGGAGATGTGGAGGggtagaggaggaggaagaggtgggAGGATGCTAGTTGGTGATGGTGGGGTAGAAAGGGAATGGTGGCCTGAAGATTCTAACTGAGAGAAAGTAGACAGAGGGTGTTGGGGAGCCAAAAGAGCTGGTGTGGGAGGATAGAGAAATAGAGAGGGGGTGAAATGAGGAGGGAGAGCTAGGGGAGGAAGGAGGAGTGAGGGGATAGAAAGGAGAGACAATGACAAGTAGGGGCTGGCTGGGCACTCACCCATGCCGACAGAGATTGCCATGAGCCATAGCCATTGTTTGAGCGGGTCTCAGCGCAGAGCCCGCTGGTGGGTTACCGAGTTCTCCACCTCTCAGCTATAAACTGCTGCGAGGTTTATTTAGAAATGAGAGTATTTACAccttttactgtatttacaccCACTGTTAAACGGCACCCAGGAGGTTTCCATCACACAGCCACAAACTAGCAGGCAGAGCGGCCCTCTGAAAACTGACCTGCTCAGTCATAACAGTCCAGTAAACCTCAGCTTCACGTGTCCAATATAAAGCGTCGCTCAAACGGTGACCTGCAGAAGTGTAAAAACACTTTAGGGCCACGTTGTTACGGCAGGCAGGAGGGAGACAGCCTGTGTGTTTAACAAAGTAAATGTATATTATTAATACCATACAGGATAAACCAATTTTGAAAAAAGGGGGCACTTAAATGGcgatattatttatttataagtcCTGTACACTAGTTAATGGAATTGGCGGCCTGCTTTAGAATCCGCAACGCAGCTTGAGGTCCACTTTGAAGTAATACACATGTTAAGTGAGGACCTTCCCAGTAGGGTCTTTAAGTGTCAAATATGGGTCAGTCTGCTTGCGTTGACCTGGGGGGGTGGTCAGCAGCAGAGAGAAACTCAGCTGTTAAGTGATGCCAACTCAACCATCGGCAAATCCCTCCAAGCATCTACGCATGCTAAGATGCACGTCCAAGTGCAGTGCTCTACTGGCCAGCACCACTCTGtccaaaaagataaataaagtaaataaataaatccattttttcttgtcatgaGCTCTAAACAAAACCCAAGCAGAGTTGAAACGGTTGTTAAGGCTCTTAACTTTTTCTGACTACTAAAAACCCTTTTTGCTGTGGTTGGTTTTTGAAACACTGGGCTTTACTGcttcttttttaatatttgttttgtgtatttgttcctgttttttttttgtttttttttacttttctgctgTTTGCGCAGCTGATAAACTGGAGAAGCCGTGAATTGTTCAATGACTTACAAAAGTAGTCACACtattgtcatttttttaaattttacgatagactaacacaaagtagcacataattataAAGTGGCAAAAGAAAGAACAGCAGGTTGTACAGGGTATGTctgtaccagctttgcacatttacaaCCTGAAACTTTTGCTCATTCTTTTTTGCAAGGTAGCTCAAACTCATCGACTGgcagcagttttcaagtcttgccactcATTCTGAATTACAGTGTTATTTGTCCTAAACACACGGTTTTTTTGCATGATTGCTAAAAAGTTGATTATTAGTCTTCAGGCaggcaccttcttctacatgtttgctgtttccccTACAAGTAAATCTCTGTTGTGGCTCATTTTGcaaattaaaagtacctttttaaaataaaaatcattaagCACgtattaaaaaatactttttgttaAGCCcacctttctgttttaaaaacattttttattggtctgatgtaacatagtaaatttaaatgttgtgtttctaTTATCTCTAAGCGGAAAATCATCATATTTAACTAAAGAAATAATGGCTGGAAAAAAACAGCCTGTGTAATTAGTCTAATTTGTTGCACTCaatgaattgagttactgaaatcaattaaaggggaaataaaaagtgttttgaagCTAACAACTTTCAGTAATATTGTAGTTCGTTAAGGTGCATCTGTATAGGGCTTTTGACAAActtcaaacaggacttcttatggctatCTTTCAAAAATTGCTTTCTTCccgtcactcttccataaaaagCAGATTTGTAGCCATTTGACTtctagttgtcctgtcaacatattctcccacctgTGCTGTGGATCTCCGCACCTCCTCCCGAGTTACCtttggcctcttggctgcttctctgattaagtTTTTGTCTTGGTGGGTTTGCATTTATCTTTGATCTATTTGATCTGATCTAATCTgttatgatgctgtttattcagtAATGTTCCCTAATAAACATCTAAAGCCTTCACAAAACTGCTGGCTTCATGCTGTGATTAAATGACACACAGGTGAGCTTGGCTACTCTGGATATTATTTTGGGGTGTCAGATTAAAGGGGgaatgaaaacaaatgaacatgATACTTTTCCGATTTTtatctgtaataaaaaaataaaaccatgtatcattttccgtCTACTTCACCGTTATGTATCAGTATGTGTTTGCTTGCCACATAaactccaaataaaatacacagaggtttgttattgtaatgtgacaaaacatggaaaagttCACAGGGTGGTACTACTTTCACATGGCAGTGTATAACTTTAGATTTTAAACACGTCTCAATTAACGGCTTAAGTTCTGTTCTGCAGATAATGCTATCCTCCATCTGTGTCACATGTTATTGCACTCTAGTGACATTTTTTTACCACCGTCGAACCAAGAACTGGGGTAATATGATTGCTCCTCTGATCCCCATCTTACCTCCCTGTCCTGCCTTACATCCCTCACAGGAGCAGCGAGGCCCCCCTGAGCTGTGTGGTCACCGATAGCCCGGCAGAAACGAGTCCCGAGTTGCAGCGCTGCGTTGAATGGCTCCAGGCGTACTTCAGTGAGCCGCAGACCGCTGGGAGTCTCCCGCTCCCTGCCTTTCACCACCCCGCCCTGCAAGGAGGTCTGTCATGGATAAATATTTGCAGAGCCATGACTGGGATCGGGCTTTCACTCTTAATTGTCAGTTACATCACTTACACTCACTAGCTCACTGTGTTATAATGAAGTATTTTATGGCTGAGAGGGAGAGTGGAAGAAAgtgggtggtgtgtgtgtgtgtgtgtgtgtgtgtgtgtgtgtgtgtgtgtgtgtgtgtgtgtgtgtgtgagcggcGGAGAGAGAACCGAACACAGAGCTGTAACTTGGTTCAGTAATCTGTGGCAGCTCTTACCACGCGTGTTAGTCTTGGCAAGCTTTTTCATGATTCTTGGCACATTCTTTGAAACTGATCGAATTCCACTCTTGACATTTTCAGACAGGaagctttcttttctttttctttttctttctctggcgtttctttttttcttttttagatgaGAACATGTGAATGGTGGTAATGTTTGAATGAGCTTATTGTTGGCTTGATCAGTCACTTAGGGTGTGTAAAATGAAAGCGGCCCAGAAAACCGGACCATTAGTGCTCTTGTAGTAGGTAGCTGTGTTTGCAGTGTTAATAAcatagaagctgaagaacaaaaATTAAGATTTAATTATCCCCAATGTAGTTGTTAAACACacaataattttatttcctgCCATAATGATTATTGAAACCAAATTAAAAAGTCAGTGTCTTTGTCCAAACAATTAATGattttatctattttattttattttttactgagACACCCATTACATTTTAACGTAAAGatctttagatcagggcattTAGCCCCACATGCAAAATAGCTCACGCTCAATCAAATTGAAGGGAGAGACTGTGTGAATATCATTTTCCCAGTGTTGCCTTAGTTTCTTGATTAGATTTAACTCTGTGCTTTGACTAAGCCactttaaaacatgaatatgctttgatctaaacccctCCATCTACCTGTGGCTGTACGTTTTGGGCTATTGTCCCGTCTAAAGGTGTTATGTCAAGCCTCTAATATGCTTAATTGCATGATTGTCTTGTATTCctgaacagcttccctgtccctgctaaagaaaagcatccacacagcatggtgctgccactgCCAAGATTCACAGTTGGTGTGCACTGTTACCGATTCACCATACATAGCATTTTAAATCGACAATTAGTGTTCTTTCTGTTAGTAGCTGTGCTTCCAGAGTGAATGATAGAGAACCTGAAGAACAAACGCTAAAAATGTATCATCCTTGGTTGTTTTGTATTGAAGGCACTACAATTTGGTTGCCTGATGAACTAATTGcgggaaattaaataaagaatGCTGTTTTCAATACAATTaaggatttttttgttgttttagacCTCTATTGCTTTTTAacctaaacatttttagatctGCTCATATAgcctcacatgcacacatgcatGGAAAAGAAATAATATATGCATTTAACCAATGTGCCTCTCTTCCCCTACAATCAGGCCTTAGCTGCTCTCTAATTTCATGCAGATCTGCGGTGCTTGAGTGATGGCATTTTCAATGAGCAGGTACTCCGTCGAGACCCTGTATACAGCTATGAGTCCCACGCTCCCGCAAAGGCAATGCAGAAAATACATCAGGACCAATTACGATATCAACTTTCAGTGTGATTCCCTTCGCCACCAAGTGCTTGTGTACCAGCCCCGGGCTCTTTCAAATCGCATCTCATCTGAAAGTCTTTGGGGTTTTAATTAAATTTCAGGATAGATGGAATTCTTCATTAGTACCTGATCTGAATAGGTGATTGTGCCGTGTTGCACCTCTTCCCCCCCAATCGCCTTTTGTTTTGGGGCTCTGTAAAATACAAGGTTGAGTCTTGGATTGCTCTCAGCAGTCGGAACCACAGGCCAAACTAAATGTGAGCATGAGGAGTAGTTGTCTTttgagagtaaaaaaaaaagatttttttttttgtgcattgaTTTTCAAAAAATGTATGAATTGATTTAGCCTTTATGGAGTATAAATTCCTCCTTGATCGAGCCATGCTGTTGCCACCAGTCTACAAGGAAGAAAGGGATAAAAAACAAGTATAATCAGGTCATTACAATCTGTGACAACCAACTTTTGTTTGCTCAGTTATCTTTGGGGAGAACCTGAACGCGACAGCGCTCTCGCAGCACTTGTCATGTAATATTGAGTTGTGACCTTCGCTTGAAGTGTTGCCATgtttatttacacatttctgacaAAACAAGCCACTTTTCATATTAGCTGTCACGACATACCTGAGAAACAGAGGTGACATGAAAGGAGATTCGAGGCGTAGTTCCCTATATCGTCTGACTGTCACGCACAACATCACACGGAAGTTTGGCCAACAGGGgtaaaggaatggtgagagcgTGTGCACGTTATCCTCAGTTAgctggagtgtgtgtgtgtgtgtgcttgcttTTTGCTCCCTCAGAAAACCACAGACGCCAACGTGGGTTCTTAAAATGATGCATATTCTTATCTCATTAATTATACATCCATATGTAACAGACGAGAGGATCTTAGTCTCAGTAAGTGGCACGGGGAATGTGCTGGGAGGGGGCCAGGCAAAGGGGGAGAAGGGCGCTCTTCAAAGCCCAAATGACTGTGTTCCTGCAGGAGCCTGAACCTCCCCCTGTGCACAGCGCAGGGCGAGATGAGACACTCACCAGGACTCGCCCCTGTGATGTGGAGAGGAATTAGGGAAATGAACGTTTTCAGAATATCGAATAATCAGAGAATCATCAGCACCCCGTCAGCCTTCAAAAGTATGGATCCCTTAAGACTCAAGAGACACTTTGACTGGGAGTCAAAGTCTTCCCTCCCATTAGACACAAAGGATAATGAGGTAGCTGCATTTCCACTATTGTCTTTTTACTCTCACAAGCTTGTAAGAGGTGACTGTCAGCTGGAGGTCGTCTTTCCAAATCTGTCATTAGCAGGGCTGATAGAAATCACTTTacagctttctttttttcctcctcaaGATTGCTCTCATATACAAAATTATGACCAAATCAATCATATATGTCGATACCCTCATAATCACTAGATGTGTTCGATTTTTCTGCGAGTAAATCTATCTCTGCCTTTGCAGCAGCCCCATCACCTGGCCTCACAGCAGGTAAATGACCTGTGACATGATTATGGGCCGTCTGTAAACATGTAAGTGGTTTCCCtcaagttttatttaaacaattgaCATCACTGCACCCCAATCTAAAGAGGGTCCTGACCCCAGACACACCGTATTAGGCTCTTTATGAAGTATGGGGCTGGGGGACCGCTCTCTGAATCACTGCTGGTCACCTTGAGCGACCTGCATGAAGTGTCTGTCACAAACGCTGATGAGAGCAAAGTTCTTTAACCTCTGTATCTGCAGATGAAAGAACAGACACTTGTATTACACCCTGGCCCGGTCTGAGAAACAGGATTCGTAAAATGGTGTTAAGAGTAGAGATGGGCCAATCTTGGCTGATACtgatttcctgttttttgtgAGGTCtgaccttttttatttatctaaggACTACGAGACATTAAGGTGCTTTGACAAAGGTAATAGTTTTTCCTTGGTTTCTATTAAGCAGTTGGTGATACATTTCTTTGCAtgaaaagtgctttacaaaataaagattGTTGGATAATAATGATGCAATAAGCACTGTTAGAACGAATAAATTCCAGGACTTTCAGCCTTCTGCTTCTGAAACCTTACTGGcttcagattatattttttgtcatttaagaTAAAAACCTTCGTATTGTGTTATTCACTAACAGCAGTTAaacaaatttgtattttaattccAACTTAGGCTTCAAAACGtaatcaacaacaaaacaatgacTGATCAGTTTTCTTAGCATTTTCTTGTATGACTTCCTCAAAGTCAACAATCCAGATCCACTTTAAAACTGGAATATCCTGGAATTTTGTGTAATAATtggaaataataatacaaacatgAGTTTTCTCTAACCTTTCCAATTATGTCACAATGAAACAACACATGGAGACTGTTGGAACTGTATAGAGATTaggttacattttaaaatatgagatattttaccatatatatatatatatatatatatatatatatatatatatatatatatatatatatatataaacaccaATAAAAGTTGACAAAGTTGTATTTAACTTGCTTGTTGTATTTAATAAGTTAAATATAAGTtattaaatatgaattaatttGTAATTTCTCATAATTCTTTTGATCAAAGTGGACTTTAAAAGTCTTTAAATTAACTTCCTCAAACTTGTCGAAACCCCATATTAAGAGCATTGTAGCTTGTTGCTGACGATGCAGGTTTTAGTGGTTTGTCAACAGAGTTTGCATCAGCGGGGGGTTTGCCATCACCCCATTTTGGGCAGATCTTCGTCCACCCACCAGTGATGAAGCGATATCAGTATGCACTGCAGACATCACAAGGCCAAATCTGAGCTACAGGAGAGAGAGTGAAaagcataaaaagaaaaatttcaGGAGGTGTATCTTATCTCCTATCTCCTCAAAACATTAAGGCTGTCTGCGCAAGAGCCCGTCATCTCGTTGACAGCGTGATTATtacctgaaaaattattaaacAGTACCTACGGGCCTTGTTCAAGACAAAGAACTCACATGGGTGTGCATCAATCAAACGTATCCCCTTTAGGTTTTACACTTATTCCCCCCAGTTTAGGCAAATTGCCTTGTTCACGTGGCTttgtgtagcagagagtgactATAAGGTAGCAAGGGAGCCTGGGGAGCAAAGGATGTTCGCTCTGTAGAAGAGAGACAGGGGTGTGACATGTTTTCACACAATGCCAATTTAGAGGGATTTCACATAGATCAGTTGTCATGTGCTCTCTTAGACCATATAAATGAGAGAGAATGGGAGATCACTAATTGAATTTTCATGACGGAGTACATGTGTATAGTAGACAAATTTCACCCAGTCCTGATAACGAGACTATTGTTCTCCTTCTTGTCCTGTGTgccaaaaagaaaagtgtttttccaCTCGCTACACAAGCTGAGTGCATCAGAGTCTCAAGCTTTCGAGAGGCTTCAAATACTTTTCTCTTTCTTCAGCAATCAGAGCTAGACAAACATGCCTCTCAGTCACTGCCCGGtaatccagaaaaaaaaaagataatactGCTTCTAAAGTGCTAATGAAATCAAAGCCGTTAATATGATCGGTTAAGCTGAGGATGATTTGAAGAATTCTGCCATTTAAGTGAAGATGATATAATGAATCTACTCTGAATAGAAAGCAATTAAAAGGACAAATTGGTCTGATTAACCTCAAAGTCATCCCACTGCCACAAATGGTTTTTGAAAcattcaaattattattattaaaaatctgGAGCAGATTTGCAGTCGTTTTGGCCCCTCTTAATCCTTTTAAATGAAGGAGcgaacttttttaattttagctgTGACCTTTCCGAAGCATAACCTAGATTTTTCTGCCATAGGAATAATTTTCTCACTTCTGCTTGTGTAGCATGATAATACTGGTTCTAAGGTCAAAGAGGGGGGACTTAATagtatttagtttttaatgAGTCCTGTAAAGAATACAGATAGATGGACTTTGTGTTATACAGCGAGTGTTTTTTCAGGGCATATTCacaatttttgttttgattaaaaGAGTTTAGTGTTCAACGCATCCAGATGAACCCTTTTCCTCTCGTTTCTTCCTCTCTGCCCTCTGCCGCCTGGGGAAGATGCCTTCACCAGCCGCGTGCTGCAGGTACTTCTAAGTGACGTGAAGTTTGGAGAGACGGTCTCGTATAAACGCCTCGCCCAGATGGTGGGAAACCCCAGAGCGGTGCGGGCGGTGGGAGGGGCCATGAGGAGGAATCCGGTGAGTGTAGAGGACTCTGATTGACAAGCTTCCATCTTTACTTAATTTATTTGAGCCAAAAGGGACAGTAATTGGTCTGATAGTGAAGCTATctattttgtaaaattattaaataaaataaatagtttattaATTGTTTCTGGAGGATTTACCTTGCTAGATGGGTTACACATAGCGCTAGAAATTTGCAGCTTTTTAAACTGTAATATATTAAACCtatagattattattattagtatatgTACATATAGAAATATTGTAGAAAAGCTCATGCTGAAAATGTCACTTTAGCCAAAAAAATTAAGAGCTTAAtctcattaaatattttcaaatgtttcattttttcagAAGAAACAATTTCTCAGTTATGTTAAATGTAAAGTCCATATTTTATGCTAATGCAGGAATAAAATCATTCATATGTGTAATATGTATCTATTTTGTTAATACTCTCACATATAGGAAGTGTCTACTTTTATTTAGTATAACATGtaataaggttttttttatttaggaaagcaaataaatatgttttttaattatcattaatattatttttattattagacTTAAGCACAAGTATAGatttaaaatctgattttagTGTTAGCTTTCATGCATTTAATTGTGCAGAATTCTAAACTTTCTTGCTGTTGTGCGTTTGATAGAGTAATCCTGGGAAAATAATAAGCTGATGATGGGTTAGACGGTTAGCTGATGGTTAGTTAAACTCCTAGCTGCTAGCAGCTAACCAGTTGCCAGTTGTAGTTTTAAGAACAGTGATGCCTTCATAAGAGTGATTGGCAGCTCTCCTTTAGTTTCCAGATGATGactgtcatgtttgttttttctagtAAGCACGGGTAAAACTGGAGTAGCCAACTTTCCTTCAGCCAACTGACCggcagcaacaggtgggagaGGGGCGGCACATTAGTTTGTGCAGCTGGAGAAATCTCTGGTCACTCCAGCAGTTTCTCTGGCATCCCATAAAAAAAGACTTACCCATGGGGACAGTATATCGGAAAACGTTTGCATTTCTGAAACTTTTAAATCTGGCACATGCTTAATACTAACTGATTTTCaaatctgttgttttgtttgttttagctttctgcagagatgcCATTTAcacaaatgtgtaaaagtttTCAATTGTGCAGGATATTCAATCTAAACCCTCGGTGTTTTCCACCATATGCAATCAGCACCTCCCTCTGAGAGCAGCCAAGGAGTAAAACTACCTACAGcgctatgtttttcttttttttaagccCGCACCTTTTTGTTCCTGCTTCCTCCTGTCTGTACCGCTAACAACAAATCTCCGATTCTTGTAGGAAACCTGGTCCGCATCATTTTACCCACAAATCCACTGTGTACAAAATGGAAGGCCAGAGGGCAAGTGGTGTGTCTTCTTTTGATCAGACCCTTTGATCAAAGCCTGTTTAACTCTGCCCATGTAGCGCTGTGGGCACCGCCGGTGTGCTTGGTAAAAGCATAGAGCACTTCTCGTGTTATCTCCTTATATGTTCCATAAAATACCACATTGGAAATCTTAATCTTTATGCTCCGTTTTTCATCCGCTGCTGTTTAGAATTTAAATTTGTCCAAAAACTAATTCAAAAtctgcatatttttttttttctgtcagaatTGAGGATGACATTGCACATTTTACCTTTTGATCCACTGCATTAAATTCTCTATATACTTTACACTTTGCAGTAGCCAGTGGCAATGCTGGTATATAGCTGTATAATAGTGCTCAGCCTCATGTTTTACAGACATTTCTTCCCTTTCGCCAGGGAGGCTGGGAGCCTGAGCCCTTAGCTCCTGA
This genomic stretch from Girardinichthys multiradiatus isolate DD_20200921_A chromosome 22, DD_fGirMul_XY1, whole genome shotgun sequence harbors:
- the mgmt gene encoding methylated-DNA--protein-cysteine methyltransferase, which gives rise to MKNPSIGSEMKKQGESRCTQKTISLLSPLGTIQVSGCENGVHTIQILMDVAPAERSSEAPLSCVVTDSPAETSPELQRCVEWLQAYFSEPQTAGSLPLPAFHHPALQGDAFTSRVLQVLLSDVKFGETVSYKRLAQMVGNPRAVRAVGGAMRRNPVPLLIPCHRVISSSGQSGPYMSGRGDHLKQWLLTHERQRGDG